GATCAAAAGTCCATGACCCAAGCAGCCCCAGCATCGTCGCCCCGACCGTTACATCTAGCGATTTCTGAGACATTGCTGGCGGAAATAGAAGACGGTACCTATGCAGCGGGCGAACAACTGCCCAGTGAATATCAACTGATGCTGCGCTTTGAGGTGAGCCGGATTACCATTCGCCGGGCGATCGCTAACTTAGCCAGTCAAGGACTGGTGGAGGCTCAGCGCGGCCGTGGGGTCTTTGTGAAAGAACAGCATAAGGTTGCCTATCGGCTATCGAATCCTCTGGTATTTTTTGAGGAAGATCTGGCCCGCCAAGGGGTGACCAGTTCGATTCATAATCTTTCCTTTGACCTGATCCCGGCTCCGGATGAGGTGAGTCAATGTCTACATTTGCGGCAACCGAACCCACAGGTCTATCGACAAATCAAAATCCTGTTGATTAACCAAAGTCCGGCGGCGGTAGATACTAGCTATATCTTACCTGATCTGGGTGAACGTTATTCGGAAGAGCTTCAGCAGCAGATGACCTTCCCCACTCTAGAACAGCATGGCATCGTGATCGAACGTATAGAAGCGACGTTTGAAAGTAGCCACGCTAATGCTGAACTCAGTCAGTATCTA
This region of Leptolyngbya sp. CCY15150 genomic DNA includes:
- a CDS encoding GntR family transcriptional regulator, whose protein sequence is MAEWGGNIPVDQKSMTQAAPASSPRPLHLAISETLLAEIEDGTYAAGEQLPSEYQLMLRFEVSRITIRRAIANLASQGLVEAQRGRGVFVKEQHKVAYRLSNPLVFFEEDLARQGVTSSIHNLSFDLIPAPDEVSQCLHLRQPNPQVYRQIKILLINQSPAAVDTSYILPDLGERYSEELQQQMTFPTLEQHGIVIERIEATFESSHANAELSQYLDMPLGSPLLTYRYTAYTQGDRPIVCGAAPSRGDRLRYSVTLSRTPSLDEERYRKF